The stretch of DNA TCGAAGGTGTGCTTGCCCGCGAGGATGTCGTGGTCCAGCAGGATCCGGGTCCGGAAGAAGTTGGCCCACTTGAACTCCGAGAAGGGCGCGTCGTTCTTCACGTAGCCGTGATGCTCGCGGACGATCCACGCCAGGCTCCGGTAGGGATCGAACCCGAGATCCTTGATGTGGGCGGGCAGCGCTTCCGGCTGCTGCGGACCGCCGCCGGACCGATCGAAGAGGTAGACCCAGTTTTGCTTGTGCATGGTCTTCCAGAAGTAGGCTTCCTCCACGCTGCTTATGTTGGCGATTACATTGACAAAGACGCAGAGGTTCTTGCCGAGGGTTTCGTGCATCGCGTCGTAGAGGCCGCGCACCAGGTGGTGGTGGTCGACCAGAAAGAATTTGCCGCGCCGCACCACGATCGGAATCGGTCGCACCCGGACGTAGTCGTGCAGCTTGCCCGGATCCGCCTCGTACTTCTTGCGCATGCGCCCGGCGCGCACGACGACCTCCGCCTTGCCGACCGCGAACTGCGTGGGCGAGAGGTCTTTGACGTGAAGCTTGTAGTACTCGCCGGCTTTCGCATCCGCTGGACACCAGGCGAGATCAGCGTCGCTCAGTTGCTGGGACACGATCGATCCCCTCCCGAAAACAGACGACGAAAACGGACGGACGCAGACCACGCCCATGCCCCCTCGACCATCTTACCC from Kiloniellales bacterium encodes:
- a CDS encoding ParB-like protein — encoded protein: MSQQLSDADLAWCPADAKAGEYYKLHVKDLSPTQFAVGKAEVVVRAGRMRKKYEADPGKLHDYVRVRPIPIVVRRGKFFLVDHHHLVRGLYDAMHETLGKNLCVFVNVIANISSVEEAYFWKTMHKQNWVYLFDRSGGGPQQPEALPAHIKDLGFDPYRSLAWIVREHHGYVKNDAPFSEFKWANFFRTRILLDHDILAGKHTFDDFAFAVDKHGKLELSDDGKEVIDEAMFLAASPEARGLPGFRGPQF